In Leptospira kirschneri serovar Cynopteri str. 3522 CT, one DNA window encodes the following:
- a CDS encoding LIC10965 family protein — protein MILQGLKSGFLSILLILFVSSGLHTHTEQEIQKFSGVYFSTNKDTKQTVSCPICQFQRESNSFWNLDFLTGNLPSIFLKKIRTSFEIFISPFDLYQNRYGRAPPILLPLS, from the coding sequence ATGATCCTACAAGGTCTCAAATCCGGATTTCTCTCCATCTTACTCATACTTTTCGTGAGTTCGGGCCTTCATACCCACACAGAACAAGAAATCCAAAAATTTTCCGGCGTCTATTTTTCTACAAATAAGGATACAAAACAAACCGTCTCTTGTCCGATCTGTCAGTTTCAAAGGGAATCTAATTCTTTTTGGAATCTGGATTTTTTAACCGGAAATCTACCTTCAATTTTTCTCAAAAAAATTAGAACCTCATTTGAAATTTTCATTTCACCCTTCGACCTGTATCAAAATAGATACGGACGGGCTCCTCCTATTTTACTCCCACTTTCTTAA
- a CDS encoding acetyl-CoA C-acetyltransferase: protein MSNAYVIDAVRTPRGKGKKRGTLASIHPQELSAATLNAIQERNGIKPEIVEEVVMGCVSQVDDQAACIARYAVMSALWPNSVPGYTVNRFCGSGLQAVNNAANHVQSGSMQIALGGGVESMSRVKMGADMNGRDFNIGNPNIQKHYNLVPQGISADLIATKFGISREEADRFAESSQIKADKAIKEGYFKKSIIPVKTEDGTVVDTDENPRIESTFEWLSDLAPVFKTIGEKELDAIALKSYPEIGKINHIHTLGNSSGIVDGAASVLLASDEGIKKYGLKPRARIAAMASTGEDPTIMLTGPVSASKKALAMAGLKPEDIDLWEINEAFASVVLYTQRSLGIPLEKINVNGGSISLGHPLGATGAILLGTALDELERRQKRYALITLCIGGGMGIATIIERI from the coding sequence ATGTCAAACGCTTATGTAATCGATGCAGTTAGAACTCCAAGAGGAAAAGGTAAAAAAAGAGGAACACTTGCAAGTATTCATCCGCAAGAACTTTCCGCCGCCACCTTAAATGCAATTCAGGAAAGAAACGGAATCAAACCTGAAATTGTAGAAGAAGTAGTCATGGGATGTGTATCTCAAGTAGACGACCAAGCGGCTTGTATTGCACGTTATGCTGTCATGTCAGCTCTTTGGCCAAACTCAGTTCCTGGTTACACCGTGAACCGTTTTTGCGGTTCCGGTCTACAAGCAGTGAACAACGCAGCAAATCACGTTCAATCCGGTTCTATGCAAATTGCTCTGGGTGGAGGAGTTGAATCCATGTCCAGAGTCAAAATGGGAGCCGATATGAACGGAAGAGATTTTAATATCGGAAATCCGAATATTCAAAAACATTATAATTTAGTTCCTCAAGGAATTTCTGCGGATCTAATCGCCACTAAGTTTGGAATCTCCCGCGAAGAAGCGGATCGTTTTGCAGAATCTTCCCAAATCAAAGCAGACAAAGCAATCAAAGAAGGTTACTTTAAAAAATCGATCATTCCAGTAAAAACAGAAGATGGAACCGTAGTAGATACAGATGAAAATCCTAGAATCGAATCTACATTTGAATGGCTTTCGGATTTGGCTCCCGTTTTTAAAACGATCGGAGAAAAAGAATTAGATGCAATCGCTCTTAAATCTTATCCGGAAATTGGAAAAATCAATCATATCCACACGTTAGGCAACTCTTCTGGAATCGTAGACGGAGCCGCTTCCGTTCTTCTTGCTTCTGATGAAGGAATTAAAAAATACGGCTTAAAACCTCGCGCAAGAATCGCCGCTATGGCTTCTACCGGTGAAGACCCTACGATTATGTTAACGGGACCTGTTTCCGCTTCTAAAAAAGCGTTGGCAATGGCAGGACTCAAACCAGAAGATATAGACCTTTGGGAAATTAACGAAGCGTTCGCTTCAGTGGTTCTTTATACTCAAAGATCTCTTGGAATTCCTCTCGAAAAAATCAACGTCAATGGAGGTTCCATTTCTCTTGGACACCCTCTCGGAGCAACCGGCGCAATCCTTCTAGGAACCGCGTTAGACGAACTTGAAAGAAGACAAAAACGTTATGCGTTGATTACTCTTTGTATCGGCGGTGGTATGGGGATCGCCACAATCATTGAAAGAATATAA
- a CDS encoding CaiB/BaiF CoA transferase family protein has translation MYLGDMGAEVIKVENPRAMDATRIMFKKENGAPSLYLMLNRNKKAITLNLKKEKSKEILFKLLENADILLEGFRPDGLAKMGYGYDDLKERFPKLIYCGIYGYGTEGKYRNFAGHDVNYLSLSGVLSQTGKTPQIPGYQLADIGGGTMTALSSILAALYAREKTGKGQKISVSMMDSSLPFLSLYGGIYGATGKNPEGGNELLSGKLPNYNVYQTKEGRWVALGALEDMFFKTFLRQTGLDKHLEELPTEEKNFPKWKEILTSYFSAKTFEDLNALFENEDSCLTPVKTIEEVIKDPVFQENGMVKEKKHPDYGDYFQFGAPFSFSETPVTYRLDPPSHGEHNETIYRTLGYTMEEIETMKKEKVI, from the coding sequence ATGTATTTGGGAGATATGGGAGCCGAGGTGATAAAGGTAGAAAATCCCAGGGCGATGGATGCAACTCGAATAATGTTTAAAAAAGAGAACGGAGCCCCTTCTTTATATTTGATGCTCAATCGAAATAAAAAAGCAATTACTCTCAATTTAAAAAAAGAGAAATCTAAGGAGATACTTTTTAAATTATTAGAAAATGCTGATATACTTTTGGAGGGATTTAGACCGGATGGACTTGCCAAAATGGGATATGGGTATGACGATTTAAAGGAACGTTTTCCTAAATTGATTTATTGTGGAATTTACGGATATGGAACGGAAGGAAAATATAGAAATTTTGCGGGACACGATGTAAATTATCTCTCACTTTCCGGAGTACTTTCGCAGACCGGAAAAACACCTCAGATTCCAGGATACCAACTTGCAGACATAGGAGGGGGGACTATGACGGCTCTTTCTTCAATTTTGGCGGCATTGTACGCGAGAGAAAAAACAGGAAAGGGACAAAAGATTTCTGTTTCCATGATGGATTCGTCATTGCCATTTTTATCCTTGTATGGAGGGATTTACGGAGCCACCGGAAAAAATCCAGAAGGGGGAAATGAACTGCTTTCCGGTAAATTACCAAATTATAATGTTTATCAGACTAAGGAAGGTCGTTGGGTAGCATTAGGCGCTCTTGAAGATATGTTTTTTAAAACTTTTTTACGGCAGACTGGGTTGGATAAACATTTGGAAGAATTACCTACAGAGGAAAAAAACTTTCCTAAATGGAAAGAAATACTTACTTCCTATTTTTCCGCAAAAACATTCGAAGATTTGAATGCTCTTTTTGAAAATGAGGATTCTTGCCTGACTCCCGTAAAAACAATAGAAGAGGTGATTAAGGACCCGGTATTCCAGGAGAATGGAATGGTTAAGGAAAAAAAACATCCGGATTATGGAGATTATTTTCAGTTTGGAGCCCCTTTTTCATTTTCCGAAACTCCCGTAACATATCGTTTGGATCCGCCGAGTCACGGGGAACATAATGAGACTATCTATCGAACTTTAGGGTATACTATGGAAGAAATAGAAACGATGAAAAAAGAAAAAGTGATTTGA
- a CDS encoding porin OmpL1, whose amino-acid sequence MIRNISKALLILAVALSSAASLSAKTYAIVGFGLQLDLGQLGGTITKDGLDAASYYGPVRSTDTCTVGPNDPTCVQNPGKPAGEGNYLGVAPRKAIPAENKLITLDRTTGGLINARSTKGAMVGGNLMVGYESDFGKYFFWRVAAEYTQKISGGITKADIAGYSIVDMTWGFSSIVIPATVGIKLNVTEDAAVYMGAGLNYFNGGWSLNGSNNLKGGHDILAAAGAGSVANLIADGTDPITTREHVRFRTSGIAPNFLIGTQARVTDKGHVFLELETIMSAAYAVGKTQSAGGATNLSPFPAYPIVVGGQIYRFGYKHEL is encoded by the coding sequence ATGATCCGTAACATAAGTAAGGCATTGCTCATTTTAGCCGTAGCACTATCTTCGGCTGCAAGCCTAAGTGCAAAAACATATGCAATTGTAGGATTTGGGTTACAGTTAGACCTGGGACAATTAGGAGGAACCATCACTAAAGACGGTTTGGACGCTGCGAGTTATTATGGTCCAGTCCGATCAACAGATACTTGTACAGTAGGTCCAAACGATCCTACTTGTGTACAAAATCCAGGAAAACCTGCAGGTGAAGGAAATTATCTAGGAGTTGCTCCTAGAAAAGCGATTCCCGCTGAAAATAAATTGATTACCCTCGATAGAACTACTGGCGGTTTGATCAATGCGAGAAGCACCAAAGGAGCCATGGTCGGAGGAAATTTGATGGTAGGTTACGAATCCGACTTTGGTAAATATTTTTTCTGGAGAGTTGCTGCAGAATATACTCAAAAAATTTCCGGTGGTATTACAAAAGCGGACATCGCTGGTTATAGCATTGTAGACATGACCTGGGGATTTAGTTCTATCGTCATTCCTGCAACTGTTGGTATTAAATTGAATGTTACTGAAGACGCTGCTGTGTATATGGGAGCCGGTCTGAACTACTTTAACGGTGGATGGAGTTTAAACGGATCCAATAACCTCAAAGGAGGTCATGACATTTTAGCCGCAGCGGGAGCAGGAAGTGTTGCAAACTTAATCGCAGACGGAACGGATCCAATCACTACTCGTGAGCACGTTCGTTTTAGAACTTCTGGAATTGCTCCTAACTTTTTAATTGGAACCCAAGCCAGAGTAACCGACAAAGGACACGTTTTTCTTGAATTAGAAACGATCATGTCTGCTGCGTATGCAGTTGGTAAAACTCAATCTGCTGGAGGAGCCACGAATCTTTCTCCTTTTCCAGCGTATCCGATCGTTGTCGGTGGGCAAATCTACAGATTCGGTTATAAACACGAACTCTAA
- a CDS encoding alpha/beta fold hydrolase — MFRKTFHFQGLNLSYIDTNSKSKPTILLCHANGYSAFTYKFYIESLQNSHRIIALDFAGHGESDSTLNFKDWYFFRDQVLSLIETENLDNVVGIGHSLGGASLLLASYHSPHRFKKVIAHDPVTLNFLQITYSRIFHNPLAQVAIKRRREFKNLDTVRKIYKRTPSFSRWDDGIYDDYIQSCFRFGVNGEAILRCAPEVEAKIFDSVSYRSLFQFGKIKTETHITIPDPHEVCSPSTAKKIISGNIRSSLEIWPKTSHFFPFEEKNKTLDRILRVLG, encoded by the coding sequence ATGTTTAGAAAAACGTTTCACTTTCAAGGACTCAATCTTTCCTACATAGATACCAACTCTAAATCCAAACCTACAATCCTTCTTTGTCATGCTAATGGATACAGCGCGTTTACTTATAAATTTTATATCGAGTCGTTACAAAATTCACACAGAATAATTGCTCTGGATTTTGCAGGTCACGGAGAATCCGATTCTACTTTGAATTTTAAAGATTGGTATTTTTTCAGAGACCAAGTTCTCTCTCTGATTGAAACTGAAAATCTTGATAACGTAGTTGGAATCGGACATTCCCTTGGAGGTGCAAGTCTTCTTTTAGCTTCGTATCATTCTCCTCATCGATTTAAAAAGGTAATTGCTCACGATCCTGTTACATTAAATTTTCTGCAAATTACGTATTCTCGTATTTTTCATAACCCTCTGGCTCAAGTAGCAATTAAACGCAGAAGAGAATTCAAAAATCTTGATACCGTCCGTAAAATTTATAAAAGAACTCCTTCCTTTTCACGTTGGGACGATGGAATTTACGACGATTATATTCAAAGTTGTTTTCGATTCGGTGTTAACGGGGAGGCGATCCTTCGTTGTGCTCCCGAAGTGGAAGCAAAAATTTTCGATTCGGTAAGTTATCGTAGTTTGTTTCAGTTTGGGAAAATTAAAACCGAAACACATATTACGATTCCTGATCCACATGAAGTTTGTTCTCCCAGTACAGCAAAAAAAATTATTTCCGGTAATATTCGATCTTCTTTAGAAATTTGGCCAAAAACCTCTCATTTTTTTCCCTTTGAAGAAAAGAATAAAACTTTGGATAGAATTCTACGTGTTCTTGGTTAG
- a CDS encoding AraC family transcriptional regulator has protein sequence MDFFPDLNFIDYLIFLKEVLNRYLEYLYSASIVISFLTGLSGFYKATKNRLNFVRGIFLMSACFLIIGHSKAFSLMTSDPNGMLNLEKRVFFSYYYGFAVCASLSSTFYVMYLFGVLQNPLRLSLYSFLSFPIIFLISLMIENLISIVYFGKSVLFTLQFSAGIFNLYYAIKNKMKKIYLNYPVQNFTLCTALIIHSIGMWLDAPNLMILALSFTGFFIIYFFILEYNHPEFWKVSFSSELMEVKSEDSKTQTLQTNPKNLVERLDISRIEEKIQKFVEDREYLDEEIRLSDFSAYIGLSLHQASYYLNNYKDLSFTDFLSFHRLEEAKRMIEQRPDINLLEVALASGFNSPSSFRRACLKFTGKPPKEFRNYVLHQTIPSITLELQNQLG, from the coding sequence ATGGATTTTTTTCCGGATCTGAATTTTATTGATTATTTAATTTTTCTAAAGGAAGTATTAAACCGGTATCTAGAATATCTTTACTCTGCAAGCATAGTAATCAGTTTTCTGACCGGCCTTTCTGGCTTTTACAAAGCAACTAAAAATCGTTTAAATTTTGTTCGAGGAATTTTTTTAATGAGCGCTTGCTTTTTAATTATCGGACATAGCAAAGCTTTTTCACTTATGACTTCGGATCCAAATGGAATGTTAAATCTCGAAAAGCGCGTCTTTTTTTCCTATTACTATGGATTTGCGGTTTGCGCTTCTTTATCTTCCACTTTCTACGTCATGTATCTTTTTGGTGTATTACAAAATCCTCTACGTCTGAGTCTATATAGTTTTCTTTCTTTTCCAATAATCTTTCTCATTTCTCTAATGATAGAAAACTTAATTTCGATCGTTTATTTTGGAAAATCGGTTCTTTTTACCTTACAATTCTCCGCTGGGATTTTTAATCTTTATTATGCAATTAAAAATAAGATGAAAAAAATCTATCTCAATTATCCGGTTCAAAATTTTACACTTTGTACGGCACTCATCATACATTCGATCGGAATGTGGCTAGATGCTCCGAACTTGATGATCCTTGCACTTTCTTTTACGGGATTTTTCATTATTTATTTTTTCATATTAGAATACAATCATCCTGAATTTTGGAAAGTGAGTTTTTCTAGCGAACTGATGGAAGTTAAATCGGAAGATAGTAAAACACAAACTCTACAAACCAATCCTAAAAATTTAGTCGAACGTTTAGACATCTCGCGTATCGAAGAGAAAATTCAAAAATTTGTGGAAGATAGAGAATATTTGGACGAAGAAATTCGTTTGTCCGATTTTTCAGCTTATATCGGGCTTTCACTTCACCAAGCTTCTTACTATTTGAACAATTATAAAGATCTCAGTTTTACGGATTTTTTAAGCTTTCATAGATTAGAAGAAGCTAAACGTATGATCGAACAAAGACCGGATATTAATCTTTTAGAAGTGGCTTTGGCGAGTGGCTTCAATTCTCCTTCTTCTTTCAGAAGAGCTTGTCTAAAATTTACCGGCAAACCTCCAAAAGAATTTAGAAACTATGTACTTCATCAAACGATTCCTTCTATAACCTTGGAACTCCAAAACCAATTAGGATAA
- a CDS encoding rhodanese-related sulfurtransferase, with the protein MANQGDFPKKTEMKKRPLHNIYGKEILRKRLEEENFSRTTLSFYRYVILENVQELRDQLYAEWEILGVLGRIYIAREGINAQLSIPSHNLDFFRKNLDSRNQFKDMPFKIAVEDDSKSFLKLDLKIKKKIVADGLDDDAFDVTNVGKHLSAEEFNLQMEDENSIVVDVRNHYESEIGHFENAILPQSDTFREELRILLELLNGKENHKILMYCTGGIRCEKASAWLRHHGYKDVNQLHGGIISYAHEVSQQGLKSKFKGKNFVFDGRLQETIGNEVISSCHQCGAKCDRHVNCENPGCHVLFIQCPSCSEKFEGCCTLECKTVLHLPKEKQKEIRKGKLNENRFFSKSKVRPKIAELYRKDMA; encoded by the coding sequence ATGGCAAACCAAGGTGATTTTCCGAAAAAGACTGAAATGAAAAAACGTCCACTTCATAATATCTATGGAAAAGAGATTCTTCGCAAGCGTCTTGAAGAAGAAAATTTTTCCAGAACGACTCTTTCTTTTTATCGTTATGTGATTTTAGAAAACGTTCAGGAACTCAGAGATCAACTTTACGCCGAATGGGAAATACTCGGAGTTCTGGGAAGAATTTATATCGCAAGAGAGGGAATTAATGCGCAACTATCAATTCCTTCTCACAATCTGGATTTTTTTAGAAAAAATTTAGATTCCAGAAATCAATTTAAGGATATGCCGTTTAAAATTGCGGTGGAAGACGATTCCAAGTCTTTTTTAAAACTCGATTTAAAAATAAAAAAGAAAATTGTAGCCGATGGATTGGACGATGATGCCTTTGATGTGACTAACGTTGGAAAACATCTTTCTGCGGAAGAATTTAATCTTCAGATGGAAGATGAAAATTCTATCGTAGTGGATGTTAGAAATCATTACGAAAGTGAAATCGGTCATTTTGAAAACGCGATTCTTCCTCAGTCGGATACGTTTCGTGAGGAACTTAGGATTTTGTTGGAGTTATTAAACGGAAAAGAAAATCATAAAATTCTAATGTATTGTACCGGAGGAATCCGTTGTGAAAAGGCGAGTGCCTGGCTTAGGCATCATGGATACAAGGACGTCAATCAACTTCATGGAGGAATCATTTCTTATGCCCATGAAGTTTCTCAACAGGGACTTAAATCTAAGTTTAAAGGCAAAAATTTTGTATTTGACGGAAGGCTTCAAGAGACGATCGGAAATGAAGTTATTTCTTCTTGTCATCAATGTGGTGCTAAATGCGATCGTCACGTAAACTGTGAAAATCCTGGATGTCATGTACTTTTTATTCAGTGTCCATCTTGTTCCGAAAAGTTTGAAGGATGTTGTACGTTAGAATGTAAAACAGTTTTACATCTACCCAAAGAAAAACAAAAAGAAATTCGAAAAGGAAAGTTGAACGAAAATCGCTTTTTTTCGAAATCTAAAGTTCGTCCTAAAATTGCAGAACTCTATCGCAAGGATATGGCTTAA
- a CDS encoding DMT family transporter, with protein MQIQVLVVFIVALVFNALANILIKASALKDLSEKPDGIQVIFNPMFIGGLASFGLALLGYRFVLGKGLKLSLAYPVFTSAGFILVLIVSSIAFKERLTWSQWAGIILILIGVWLCAANMFETKS; from the coding sequence ATGCAAATTCAAGTTTTAGTTGTATTTATAGTGGCACTTGTATTCAACGCACTTGCCAATATTCTAATAAAGGCAAGTGCTTTAAAAGACCTTTCAGAAAAACCGGATGGGATACAAGTGATCTTCAATCCAATGTTTATCGGAGGATTGGCATCCTTCGGCCTTGCATTACTGGGGTATCGTTTTGTATTGGGAAAAGGATTAAAACTATCACTCGCTTATCCAGTATTTACGAGCGCTGGTTTTATTCTGGTGTTGATCGTATCTTCCATTGCTTTTAAGGAAAGATTGACCTGGTCGCAATGGGCGGGAATTATACTGATACTCATAGGGGTATGGTTATGCGCCGCAAATATGTTCGAAACAAAATCTTAA
- a CDS encoding acyl-CoA dehydrogenase family protein — protein sequence MYQEFTEQQLEIRDQIRNFVKKEITHEVAIHWDEENKHPEELINRMRKELGVNGLTIPEEYGGWGLGSVEQCLVTEELSRGCLGISLCFGYTGLGILPILKGASHEQKKKWLQPVVDGEYGVSFCLSEPGAGSDVPGMSTTAVKKGDKWVINGTKQWITGGGSAGAYTVFAYTDKGRGTRGVSCFYVKRDTPGLTVGKKEDKLGIRASDTRQIIFEDCAVEEANMIGKENLGFIYALQTLNASRPYVAAMGVGVAQAALDYASKYARQREQFGSKISSFQAVQHMLADMSIGLETSRQVTYLAARMSDAEDPRLPKYSAIAKAHASETAMKCALDAVQIFGGYGYTKEYPVEKLMRDAKILCIFEGTTQIQKNEIAAYVIREAASAK from the coding sequence ATGTACCAGGAATTTACCGAACAACAGCTCGAGATCAGAGACCAGATTCGCAATTTCGTGAAAAAAGAAATCACTCATGAAGTTGCTATCCACTGGGACGAAGAAAATAAACATCCAGAAGAACTCATCAATCGTATGCGAAAAGAACTAGGAGTGAATGGTTTAACCATTCCCGAAGAATATGGTGGTTGGGGACTTGGTTCTGTTGAACAGTGTCTTGTCACGGAAGAACTTTCCAGAGGATGTCTCGGAATCTCTCTTTGTTTTGGTTATACGGGGCTCGGAATTCTTCCAATTCTAAAAGGTGCTTCTCACGAGCAGAAGAAAAAATGGCTACAACCCGTGGTCGATGGAGAGTACGGAGTATCTTTCTGTCTTTCTGAGCCTGGTGCAGGATCAGACGTTCCCGGAATGAGTACCACAGCCGTAAAGAAAGGTGATAAGTGGGTTATCAACGGAACCAAACAGTGGATCACAGGTGGAGGTAGTGCAGGAGCTTATACAGTATTTGCATATACTGACAAAGGAAGAGGAACCAGAGGAGTAAGTTGTTTCTATGTAAAAAGAGATACTCCCGGACTGACCGTTGGTAAAAAAGAAGATAAACTTGGAATCCGTGCTTCTGACACTCGTCAGATCATCTTTGAAGATTGTGCGGTAGAAGAAGCAAATATGATCGGAAAAGAAAATTTAGGATTTATTTATGCGCTTCAAACATTGAACGCTTCTCGCCCTTATGTTGCGGCGATGGGAGTGGGGGTTGCTCAAGCGGCTCTTGATTACGCTTCCAAATATGCAAGACAAAGAGAGCAGTTCGGATCTAAGATTTCTAGTTTCCAAGCGGTGCAACATATGCTCGCGGATATGTCTATCGGTTTAGAAACTTCCCGTCAAGTTACTTATCTCGCAGCGAGAATGTCCGACGCAGAGGATCCTAGGCTTCCAAAATATTCCGCAATTGCAAAGGCTCACGCGTCTGAAACTGCGATGAAATGTGCTTTAGACGCGGTTCAAATTTTCGGAGGATACGGTTATACAAAAGAATATCCGGTCGAAAAACTAATGAGAGACGCGAAAATTCTTTGTATCTTTGAAGGAACAACTCAGATTCAGAAAAACGAGATTGCCGCTTATGTAATTCGTGAGGCAGCATCTGCTAAATAA
- a CDS encoding cytochrome-c peroxidase, whose protein sequence is MNRILSIFTFISILFLLSVCKEPDRKIELESFVVKNVIHPNNNPYNKDKVELGKLLYFDKRLSLKGDTNCAICHSVEILDLEKNSLPKNKIHNSSAPSLTNVGLYKDVFMDSQANDLEEIVKERIHTTVMLKDEKTIVARLNRVQVYRELFEKSFGSPEITMDRIVKAISAFERTILSKNSKFDRYVMGEESALSPAQKRGLDVFMNKAKCFQCHKGPNFSDSEKHTTGLSGITQKVRTPSLRDVSKKNKFMHNGEFTNLEDAVNHFVNGGAKNSIQDPLLKESTITEEEKKDLVEFLKSLEGEFQLLEIPKIPKA, encoded by the coding sequence ATGAATAGGATTTTGTCCATTTTCACTTTTATCTCGATTCTATTTCTACTGAGCGTTTGTAAAGAACCGGATCGAAAAATAGAATTAGAAAGTTTCGTCGTAAAAAATGTAATTCATCCTAATAACAATCCATATAATAAAGATAAGGTGGAGTTGGGGAAACTGCTTTATTTTGATAAACGACTTTCACTCAAAGGAGACACGAACTGCGCCATTTGTCATTCGGTGGAAATACTGGATCTAGAAAAAAATTCTCTGCCTAAAAATAAGATTCATAATTCTTCGGCTCCTTCTCTTACCAATGTAGGTTTGTATAAAGACGTATTTATGGACTCTCAAGCAAATGATTTGGAAGAGATCGTAAAAGAAAGAATTCATACGACTGTAATGCTTAAAGATGAAAAAACTATCGTAGCCAGACTCAATCGTGTTCAGGTATACAGAGAACTTTTTGAAAAATCTTTTGGTTCTCCTGAAATAACCATGGATCGGATCGTAAAAGCGATTTCAGCATTTGAAAGGACGATTCTATCTAAAAATTCTAAATTTGATCGTTACGTGATGGGAGAAGAATCCGCGCTTTCTCCGGCCCAAAAAAGAGGATTAGACGTATTTATGAACAAGGCGAAATGTTTTCAGTGTCACAAAGGACCGAACTTTTCGGATTCCGAAAAACATACTACTGGTCTAAGTGGAATCACTCAAAAGGTGAGAACTCCAAGTCTTAGGGACGTTAGCAAGAAAAACAAATTCATGCATAACGGAGAATTTACAAATTTAGAAGACGCAGTAAATCATTTCGTAAATGGAGGGGCAAAAAATTCGATCCAAGACCCACTTCTAAAAGAATCTACAATTACTGAAGAAGAGAAAAAGGATTTAGTTGAATTTTTAAAATCTCTCGAAGGTGAATTTCAACTATTAGAAATACCTAAAATACCAAAGGCATAA
- a CDS encoding lipoprotein, protein MFSRILISVLVLVSCSPSSVYNPSIFMSQAWFENTILDCILKECYLCSLKITDKPVVSLFAGTGVAESIDGTISTASFKTPFGLEVNTSGNIFVSDQMTNLIRKIDPSGNVKTLSTNLPLQDPSGIKFDPLTGDKYVSCKDSDQIYKIDPTEQFSLFAGSSSNLSGLQNGDRLNSLFDGPFFMDIDLERNLYVGELSNHTIRKINLDSGMVSTFSGGISGYLDGDLTSARFKSPLGIAYDRKTDSLLAADIQDHRIRKIDLKTSTVSTLLGNGIGADVDGNGTSASFFGPAFISIDNRDYMFVSDANSNRIRIVDPLLNVSTIDHTFMDIGVVKVDCLNQRLLVADSSANQIFQVKFE, encoded by the coding sequence ATGTTCTCTAGAATTTTGATTTCCGTTCTAGTATTGGTTTCCTGTTCCCCTTCCTCTGTTTATAATCCTAGTATTTTTATGAGTCAGGCTTGGTTTGAAAACACGATCCTGGACTGTATTCTTAAAGAATGTTATCTTTGTTCTCTCAAAATTACAGACAAACCTGTTGTTAGTTTGTTTGCCGGTACTGGTGTTGCAGAAAGTATAGATGGTACAATTTCCACAGCTTCTTTCAAAACCCCTTTCGGCTTAGAAGTAAATACTTCCGGAAATATTTTTGTGAGTGATCAGATGACCAACCTGATTCGCAAAATTGATCCCTCCGGAAATGTAAAAACTCTTTCTACAAACTTACCTTTACAAGATCCTTCCGGTATCAAGTTCGATCCGCTTACTGGAGACAAATATGTTTCCTGCAAAGACAGTGATCAAATTTATAAGATAGATCCTACGGAACAATTTTCTTTGTTTGCCGGAAGTTCTTCCAACTTGAGCGGTCTTCAAAACGGGGATAGGCTCAATTCCTTGTTTGACGGCCCTTTTTTTATGGACATAGATTTAGAAAGAAACTTATACGTGGGAGAGTTAAGCAATCATACAATTCGAAAGATCAATCTAGACTCAGGTATGGTAAGCACTTTTTCCGGAGGAATTTCGGGTTATTTGGACGGAGATCTAACCTCGGCTCGTTTTAAATCTCCATTAGGAATTGCTTATGATCGTAAAACGGATAGTTTATTGGCTGCGGATATTCAAGATCATAGGATTCGAAAAATAGATCTCAAAACTTCTACCGTATCCACTCTTTTGGGAAACGGAATTGGAGCAGACGTAGATGGAAACGGAACGAGCGCTTCGTTTTTTGGTCCCGCTTTCATTTCTATAGATAACAGGGATTATATGTTTGTATCGGACGCTAACTCTAATAGAATCCGTATTGTGGATCCTTTACTTAACGTTTCTACAATTGATCATACGTTTATGGATATAGGTGTGGTTAAAGTTGATTGTTTGAATCAAAGACTGCTCGTAGCCGATTCTAGTGCGAATCAAATTTTCCAAGTTAAGTTTGAATGA